Below is a genomic region from Ferrovibrio sp. MS7.
CCGAACAACTGGCCGAACGGGTGCGCCGCGCCGTAGCCGCCGCGCAGCACAAGACCGAGACCGGCGACGTGCTGAATTCAAGCGGCAGCGTCGGGCTGGCGACGCTGGACGATGCCAGCGGCGATATGACCTGGGATCAATTGCTGAACCGCGCCGATGCGGCTTTGCACGAAGCCAAACGGCTGGGCCGCAACCGCGTGGTGGTGGCGCCCGGCGATGCCGGGCTTACCCTCGCAGCCATGCTCTGAGCAAGGTGGCGACCTTGCCGGCCCGCTCCATCGGCGGCAGGTGGCCGGCATCGCGCACGATTTCCAGCTTCGCGCCCGGGATCAGTGCCGCCATCTCGTGATGCAGCTCCGGCGGCGTCAGCGCGTCGCTCTCGCCGCACAGCACCAGGGTCGGCACACGGATATGAGGCAGCGACGGGCGGCTGTCCGGCCGGCCCATGATCGCAGTCTGCTGCTTGATGAAGCCATCTGGCCCGATCTCGTCGGCCATGCGGATCAGGCGGTCGCAAAGTGCCTGGTTGGACAGGTTCTTCTGATGCACCAGGAAGGGCAGCAATTGCGGCGTCACGCCACGGAATTTGCCAAGCCGGGTGAGATCGAGGAAAGCCTTGCGCCGCTGTGTCTGCTCCGGCGTGTCGGGCCGCGCCGAAGTATCCATGAGTGCCAGCCGCGTCACCCGCTCCGGCGCCTGGCGCATGATCTCCTGCACGATATAGCCGCCCATGGAGAGGCCACAGAGCGCAAATTTATCCGGCGCCTCGGCCAGCACGGCGCGCGCCATGTCGCCAATATCATCAAGCTGCATCTGGCCGCAGGGCACCACGCAATGCGCCACATCGCTCAGGCGTGCCACCTGCTCACGCCAGAAATCGGCGGTGAGCAGAAGACCGGGAACCAGGACCAGCGGCTGGCGCGTAGACATCGGGCTATCCTTCACGCGGGGAACACACGGAAGGATAGCCCGATCCGCCGGCGACGAAAACCCGCCGCCGGCCCCCCACTAGCCGAACAAACCTAGTTGCTGAGCAAGACCGGCACCGTCATGGCATCGAGGATGGTTTCGGTGACGCCGCCGAACACCATCTCGCGCAAGCGAGAATGGCCATAGGCGCCCATCACCAGCAGGTCCACCTCGCGGTCGGCGACCGTCGAGAGCAGCGCCTCGCCCACCGAAATATCGTCGGCCACCGTATTCGCCAGTTCGACGGTGACGCCATGGCGGGCAAGATGCCGGGCCAGAGTGGCGCCCGGCGTGCCGCGCGACTTGTCGGCATTGATGCTCAGCACCGTCACCTTCTCTGCCGCCTTGAGGAACGGCATCGCATCATGCACGGCGCGGGTGGCTTCCTTGGTGCCGCTCCAGGCGATCATCACGCGCTTGCCGATGCTGGGGAATTTGCCGGCATAGGGCAGCACCAGCACCGGGCGACCGGCACTCAGCGCAATGTCATGCGGCAGCAGGCCGATGGCAGGCGCCAGCACCGGGTTTTCCGCCGGCGACGGATCGGGCTGGCCCAGCACCACCAGGTCGACGGCACGGGCAGCCGAGGCAGCGGCTTCGATTGGCGGGCCTTCCGTGACGATCCATTCCGCCGCCACGCCCTCGCGGGCGGTCGCGGCTTCGAAAGCGGCCTGGGACTTGGCGGCAGCGGCCAGCGACTCATCGACCTGCTGCTGTATGAAGGCGGCGGGCACGAATTCGCCGGAGTAATACGGCACCACCGGCGGCGGCACGGTATAAAGCCCGATCAGATGCGCCTTGAATTTCTGCGCCAGGCGCAACGCCACATCGGTTTTCACCGCGCTGCGCGGATCGTCGGAAAGATGCAGGAGAATATCTTGATAACCCATGGCAACCTCATTGCCGATGCGGGTGCGAAACGGAAAGGTAGGGCCGCATCGTTGAAATGAGTATGGCACGGCCTGCCGGGAACCTCCTTGACCCAGGTCAAGGAGATTGGTTGTTTGCAAGGCCGTGGGAACGCCGCGCTGGTTGCCGAGCCGGCGGCGTCAATTGCTGGCAGCCAGGATCAGTTGCTCAGCAGAATGGGCAGCGTCATGGCGCCGAGCACCGTTTCGGTGACACCGCCAAACACCATTTCGCGCAAGCGAGAATGGCCGAAAGCCCCCATCACGATCAGGTCGCATTGCTGCTTCTGCGCTTCAGTGAGAAGGGCATGACCGACCTTGGCACCGCTGGCACTGGCGATCACGCCCTCGGCGCGGATGCCATGGCGGCGCAGCAGATCGACGATCTCCTCCTGCGGCGCGCGACCCTTGCGCTCCGGCCCGAAGGTGAGCACCACCACGCTTTCGGCGCCCTTCAGCAGCGGCATGGCATCATGCACCGCGCGGGCGGCCTCGCGCTTGCCATTCCAGGCGACCAGGATGCGGCGGCCAACATCAGAGAAGGTGCCGATATGCGGCACCGCCAGCACCGGCCGGCCGGCCTGCAGCGCCAGTTCCTGCGGCAGCACATCGGTACCGTAGGGAATGGCGCCGGGATCGCTCGGCTCCGGATCGGGCTGGCCGACGATGACGATATCGCTGGTGCGCGCCTGCACCCGCAGGGCCTCCACCGGCGCGAGATCGCTCTGGCGCCAGCGATGCGGCAGGTTGGCCGCGGTGCAGGCGGCGATGAAGGCGTCGCGCGTGCCGGCCGAAGCATGCTGCGCGTCGTCCATCTGCTTCTGGATCAACTCGGTGGGAATATACTCGCCCATGTAATAGGGCACATTCGGCGGCGGCACGGTGTAGAGGCCGGTAAGCTGCGCGGCGAAGCGACGCGCAAGCGCTATGGCCAGTTGCGTGCGGGCATTGTTGCGCGGGTCCAAGGTGAGATGGACCGTGATGTCACGATAGCTCATCGCCTGCCTCCTTCGGCTCGGTTGCCGGCCCGCCCGTCCCCCTGGCTTGCCGATCCGGTTCAGTTTTCAACGTGGCGATACTCTAGTGAGGTTAAATCTAGGGCCTTGGGCGCGGAATTCCAAGGGGCGTCG
It encodes:
- a CDS encoding alpha/beta fold hydrolase encodes the protein MSTRQPLVLVPGLLLTADFWREQVARLSDVAHCVVPCGQMQLDDIGDMARAVLAEAPDKFALCGLSMGGYIVQEIMRQAPERVTRLALMDTSARPDTPEQTQRRKAFLDLTRLGKFRGVTPQLLPFLVHQKNLSNQALCDRLIRMADEIGPDGFIKQQTAIMGRPDSRPSLPHIRVPTLVLCGESDALTPPELHHEMAALIPGAKLEIVRDAGHLPPMERAGKVATLLRAWLRG
- a CDS encoding universal stress protein, whose amino-acid sequence is MGYQDILLHLSDDPRSAVKTDVALRLAQKFKAHLIGLYTVPPPVVPYYSGEFVPAAFIQQQVDESLAAAAKSQAAFEAATAREGVAAEWIVTEGPPIEAAASAARAVDLVVLGQPDPSPAENPVLAPAIGLLPHDIALSAGRPVLVLPYAGKFPSIGKRVMIAWSGTKEATRAVHDAMPFLKAAEKVTVLSINADKSRGTPGATLARHLARHGVTVELANTVADDISVGEALLSTVADREVDLLVMGAYGHSRLREMVFGGVTETILDAMTVPVLLSN
- a CDS encoding universal stress protein — its product is MSYRDITVHLTLDPRNNARTQLAIALARRFAAQLTGLYTVPPPNVPYYMGEYIPTELIQKQMDDAQHASAGTRDAFIAACTAANLPHRWRQSDLAPVEALRVQARTSDIVIVGQPDPEPSDPGAIPYGTDVLPQELALQAGRPVLAVPHIGTFSDVGRRILVAWNGKREAARAVHDAMPLLKGAESVVVLTFGPERKGRAPQEEIVDLLRRHGIRAEGVIASASGAKVGHALLTEAQKQQCDLIVMGAFGHSRLREMVFGGVTETVLGAMTLPILLSN